A portion of the Thunnus maccoyii chromosome 20, fThuMac1.1, whole genome shotgun sequence genome contains these proteins:
- the bsk146 gene encoding serine/threonine-protein kinase SBK1, with translation MSSSPLVSRANMDILDELQLIAAQNLERLEVNKYYEVIRELGKGTYGKVDLVIHKIRGTKMALKFLKKKTTKLKSFLREYSISLYLSPCPFIINMFGIAFETDEYYVFAQEYALAGDLFDIIPPQVGLPEAVAKRCVHQVAIALDYLHCKKLVHRDIKPENILIFDRECRKVKLSDFGMTRRAGSPVKRVSGTIPYTAPELCDVSRHEGFCVDYSTDVWAFGVLLFCMLTGNFPWEKALPSDSFYQEFIRWQRRRTNTVPSQWRRFTEQALRMFRRLLSVEQDRRCSVKEVFGYFSHSWMLDGENNNNNGNVGGGSAGERVGGGGGGGGGGGGGGGGVRGEVDGTISSSSSGEEDEELLVERMKQQTLSPLSPLSPLSPMSPVAVDRGSGGGAKGGMMEPGAGHHFVSVSTNSSVSSTNSYERMPRENSSPGGRMLVATPIEICV, from the exons ATGAGTTCCTCTCCGCTGGTGTCACGAGCCAACATGGACATCCTGGATGAGCTGCAGCTGATCGCAGCCCAGAACCTAGAGAGGCTGGAGGTCAACAAGTACTATGAGGTGATCAGGGAGCTTGGCAAGGGCACCTACGGAAAGGTGGACCTGGTCATCCACAAGATCAGAG GTACAAAAATGGCACTGAAGTTCTTGAAGAAGAAGACGACCAAGCTGAAGTCGTTTCTGCGGGAGTACAGCATCTCGCTCTACCTGTCTCCCTGCCCTTTCATCATCAACATGTTCGGCATCGCCTTCGAGACAGACGAGTACTATGTGTTCGCGCAGGAGTACGCTCTGGCAGGAGACCTCTTTGATATCATCCCTCCACAG GTTGGTCTTCCTGAGGCAGTGGCAAAGCGCTGTGTGCACCAAGTAGCCATTGCACTGGACTACCTGCACTGTAAGAAGCTGGTCCACAGGGACATCAAGCCTGAAAACATACTCATTTTTGACCGAGAGTGCCGCAAAGTCAAGCTGTCCGACTTCGGCATGACCCGCCGGGCTGGCTCACCGGTGAAACGA GTGAGTGGCACCATCCCCTACACAGCCCCTGAACTATGCGACGTGTCGCGCCACGAGGGTTTCTGCGTGGACTACAGCACTGACGTCTGGGCCTTCGGCGTGCTGCTCTTCTGTATGCTGACAGGTAACTTCCCCTGGGAGAAGGCGCTGCCCTCTGACTCCTTCTATCAGGAGTTCATCCgctggcagaggaggaggacgaaCACAGTGCCGTCCCAGTGGAGGCGCTTCACCGAGCAGGCCCTCCGCATGTTCCGCCGGCTGCTCTCGGTGGAGCAGGACCGCCGCTGCTCCGTCAAAGAGGTGTTCGGCTACTTCAGCCACTCTTGGATGCTGGACggggaaaacaacaacaacaacggcAACGTAGGAGGTGGAAGTGCTGGAGAGAGGGTTggcgggggaggaggaggaggaggaggaggagggggaggaggagggggcgtGCGAGGAGAGGTGGATGGAACTATTTCGTCATCTTCATCCggggaggaggacgaggagctCCTGGTGGAGAGGATGAAGCAGCAgactctgtctcctctctccccgCTGTCGCCCCTCTCTCCCATGTCTCCGGTGGCGGTGGATAGAGGGAGCGGTGGCGGGGCCAAAGGCGGGATGATGGAACCGGGCGCAGGCCACCATTTCGTGTCGGTCTCCACCAACAGCTCCGTGTCGTCCACCAACAGTTACGAACGAATGCCGAGAGAAAACAGTTCGCCGGGTGGCCGCATGCTGGTGGCTACACCCATAGAGATCTGTGTCTGA
- the si:dkey-94l16.4 gene encoding transcription factor 20 isoform X2: MEQPPGSLDDLQPEDLSSVPTVIDLTRKGEECVLNATSLDALRVVKSPGWYPNSGTSNPGLPSSETGSPDVTLQSGDQIQPDNAFSHTTVTLSYVSRSHVFSAHDSLSQHSPLYSVPPISKFSLQPPCESEKGLGVTGYALNQHYEEDVDRPVDLATQTELFESLSQAQVAPENNGGILLTQQPHEVNGGVISSDGEVDKPLQGEEEQSLSQKTEDSVGLENGQGDSSSTSGVCAESSPETLTPATGEDEGGSEVLFLMSKKQDPVVVPNNNVGARDLCSLSREYISALEDPVSPSATSLDDVEDVFVLPQASSSPSGDNLLLETADEVVWDGSSTEGAIQLNSGISDTTTKLDASNENKQPFHRRKAVLDPLIDLTDDVCLSDVSEEKPKTVIPHMNGNAKALQRTLKEKKLPMRSGRGTRLEAIVMNINSSRYKVSGCIRTNKNAKASQTTVSDSNLASPKKMATLSAGKKKSRAKASLSVKTKKAVTPVKRGKNNSINTDSCKDSTSDSEIINKSKKSHSSTPPKSPQFVSHKRSRKEPEDVSHPGHSPHTSPVRSKRKPSAVLSPQFAVHKNSKKEPELVCHPDPSLEIHPARFSPPPPPTPPTTKSPKKSQGAAKGKATGRKSSTAKTKAARTPKRRRKKHTGSQSSSMFSPKEPEIKLKYVNYKEEKRDLRMDSFSPFVRVERQQSTPSLCTVINYPEEVRTQHKKGQQQQGHPSGFISAVVPSTSCLQLGRASTHSQHQRSLVCCLCGQSANAMDLGDLHGPYYPEGYQPSTKRPASTSGLKEDEDYSDSDSSSCSIRGRGRKRAIPPTPWALRPGAQLKQKGLLGSHRWTGDNTSSPAAKRAKSDAGSADVEDWYSPPVLPLEPCEYWLHEDCGIWSAGVFLVKGKVYGLEEAVKVAQETMCSACCDPGATLGCFFKGCPNKYHYRCALESDCVLIEENFSMKCKKHKNKTFKAPPGSRWDDR, encoded by the exons ATGGAGCAGCCACCTGGGAGCTTAGATGATCTACAGCCTGAAGACCTCTCCAGCGTCCCCACAGTGATCGACCTGACCAGGAAAGGTGAGGAATGTGTCCTCAACGCCACGTCCCTGGATGCCCTGCGGGTGGTCAAGAGCCCCGGCTGGTACCCAAACTCTGGGACCAGCAACCCTGGATTACCCTCCTCAGAGACCGGCTCCCCGGACGTCACTCTCCAATCAGGGGATCAAATTCAACCAGACAATGCCTTCTCCCACACTACAGTCACCCTCTCCTACGTGAGCAGGTCTCACGTCTTCTCCGCTCATGACTCCCTGTCTCAACATTCTCCTCTGTACAGTGTACCACCCATCAGCAAGTTCTCCCTTCAGCCTCCTTGTGAGTCTGAGAAAGGGCTTGGGGTGACTGGCTATGCACTGAACCAGCATTACGAGGAGGATGTTGACAGGCCCGTGGACCTCGCCACCCAGACAGAACTTTTTGAGTCATTGTCTCAGGCTCAGGTGGCGCCAGAGAACAATGGTGGCATACTTTTAACGCAGCAGCCTCATGAGGTCAATGGTGGAGTCATTTCCAGTGATGGGGAGGTGGATAAGCCCCTGCAAGGCGAAGAGGAGCAGAGCCTTTCTCAGAAAACAGAAGACAGTGTGGGGTTGGAGAACGGTCAAGGTGACAGCTCGTCAACTTCAGGGGTGTGTGCTGAATCCTCACCGGAGACTCTCACCCCTGCTACAGGGGAGGATGAGGGGGGCTCTGAGGTGCTCTTTCTCATGTCTAAGAAACAGGACCCAGTGGTGGTCCCTAACAACAACGTGGGTGCTAGAGACCTGTGTTCATTGAGCAGGGAGTACATCAGTGCTCTGGAGGACCCCGTCTCCCCCTCCGCTACCTCACTGGACGATGTAGAGGATGTGTTCGTCCTGCCTCAGGCCTCCAGCTCGCCCAGCGGCGACAACTTGTTGCTGGAGACGGCCGATGAGGTTGTGTGGGATGGCTCGAGTACAGAAGGGGCCATTCAGCTGAACTCTGGCATCAGCGATACTACCACAAAGTTAGATGCAAGCAATGAAAATAAGCAGCCTTTTCATAGACGAAAGGCAGTGTTGGATCCTTTGATCGATTTGAcagatgatgtttgtttgtcagaTGTTTCAGAAGAAAAACCCAAGACTGTCATTCCACACATGAACGGGAATGCAAAGGCACTACAGAGgactttaaaagaaaagaaactgccAATGCGTTCCGGGAGAGGGACGCGGTTAGAGGCTATAGTCATGAATATAAATTCCAGCAGGTATAAAGTGTCAGGATGCATACGCACCAATAAGAATGCCAAGGCTTCCCAAACAACAGTTAGCGATTCAAACTTAGCTAGTCCTAAGAAGATGGCCACCCTGTCagcaggaaagaagaaaagcagagcGAAGGCGTCTCtctcagtgaaaacaaaaaaagcagtaaCCCCAGTGAAACGGGGTAAAAATAATAGCATTAACACTGACAGTTGCAAAGACTCTACCTCTGATTCTGAAATCATCAATAAGTCTAAAAAGTCACATAGCAGCACACCTCCAAAAAGCCCTCAGTTTGTTTCACACAAGAGGTCAAGGAAAGAGCCAGAGGATGTTTCACACCCCGGACACTCACCACACACTAGCCCTGTGAGGTCAAAGAGGAAACCCTCGGCAGTGTTAAGTCCTCAGTTTGCTGTGCACAAAAACTCAAAGAAGGAGCCAGAGCTTGTTTGTCACCCAGACCCCTCACTGGAAATTCACCCGGCAAGATtttccccaccaccaccaccaacaccaccaacaacaaaatCTCCAAAGAAAAGCCAAGGCGCAGCCAAAGGCAAGGCTACAGGTAGGAAATCTTCCACTGCCAAGACGAAAGCTGCTCGCACTCCCAAGAGGAGACGAAAGAAACACACAGGGAGCCAGTCTTCCTCCATGTTTTCCCCCAAGGAGCCTGAGATCAAGTTGAAGTATGTCAACTAcaaggaggagaaaagggaCTTGAGGATGGACAGTTTTTCTCCGTTCGTCCGTGTGGAGCGTCAACAGTCAACGCCGTCACTGTGTACTGTAATCAACTACCCCGAGGAGGTAAGGACACAACACAAGAAGGGCCAGCAGCAACAGGGTCACCCCAGTGGCTTCATTTCTGCAGTTGTACCCAGCACTTCCTGTCTCCAGCTGGGCCGGGCGTCCACACACAGCCAGCACCAGCGCTCTCTTGTCTGCTGCCTGTGTGGGCAGTCAGCCAATGCCATGGACTTGGGAGATCTCCATGGCCCCTACTACCCTGAGGGGTACCAGCCAAGCACCAAAAGACCAGCCAGCACGTCGGGCCTCAAAGAGGATGAGGACTACAGCGATTCAGACTCTTCGTCCTGCAGTATCAGGGGCAGGGGGAGGAAGCGTGCCATTCCACCCACTCCGTGGGCCCTCCGGCCAGGGGCTCAGCTAAAGCAGAAGGGCCTCCTGGGGAGCCACCGGTGGACCGGTGACAACACCAGTAGCCCTGCAGCTAAGCGGGCTAAGTCAGACGCCGGCTCTGCAGATGTGGAGGACTGGTACAGCCCCCCTGTGCTGCCTCTGGAGCCCTGCGAGTACTGGCTCCATGAAGACTGCGGCATCTGGTCCGCAGGCGTGTTCCTGGTGAAGGGCAAAGTCTACGGATTGGAGGAGGCTGTCAAGGTGGCCCAGGAGACG atgtGCTCAGCCTGCTGTGACCCAGGTGCTACGCTGGGCTGCTTCTTCAAAGGCTGTCCCAATAAATACCACTACAGGTGTGCTCTGGAGTCAG ACTGTGTACTCATTGAAGAAAACTTCTCCATGAAGTGTAAAAAGCACAAG AACAAGACATTCAAAGCCCCCCCAGGGAGCCGCTGGGACGACAGGTGA
- the si:dkey-94l16.4 gene encoding transcription factor 20 isoform X1, producing the protein MEQPPGSLDDLQPEDLSSVPTVIDLTRKGEECVLNATSLDALRVVKSPGWYPNSGTSNPGLPSSETGSPDVTLQSGDQIQPDNAFSHTTVTLSYVSRSHVFSAHDSLSQHSPLYSVPPISKFSLQPPCESEKGLGVTGYALNQHYEEDVDRPVDLATQTELFESLSQAQVAPENNGGILLTQQPHEVNGGVISSDGEVDKPLQGEEEQSLSQKTEDSVGLENGQGDSSSTSGVCAESSPETLTPATGEDEGGSEVLFLMSKKQDPVVVPNNNVGARDLCSLSREYISALEDPVSPSATSLDDVEDVFVLPQASSSPSGDNLLLETADEVVWDGSSTEGAIQLNSGISDTTTKLDASNENKQPFHRRKAVLDPLIDLTDDVCLSDVSEEKPKTVIPHMNGNAKALQRTLKEKKLPMRSGRGTRLEAIVMNINSSRYKVSGCIRTNKNAKASQTTVSDSNLASPKKMATLSAGKKKSRAKASLSVKTKKAVTPVKRGKNNSINTDSCKDSTSDSEIINKSKKSHSSTPPKSPQFVSHKRSRKEPEDVSHPGHSPHTSPVRSKRKPSAVLSPQFAVHKNSKKEPELVCHPDPSLEIHPARFSPPPPPTPPTTKSPKKSQGAAKGKATGRKSSTAKTKAARTPKRRRKKHTGSQSSSMFSPKEPEIKLKYVNYKEEKRDLRMDSFSPFVRVERQQSTPSLCTVINYPEEVRTQHKKGQQQQGHPSGFISAVVPSTSCLQLGRASTHSQHQRSLVCCLCGQSANAMDLGDLHGPYYPEGYQPSTKRPASTSGLKEDEDYSDSDSSSCSIRGRGRKRAIPPTPWALRPGAQLKQKGLLGSHRWTGDNTSSPAAKRAKSDAGSADVEDWYSPPVLPLEPCEYWLHEDCGIWSAGVFLVKGKVYGLEEAVKVAQETMCSACCDPGATLGCFFKGCPNKYHYRCALESADCVLIEENFSMKCKKHKNKTFKAPPGSRWDDR; encoded by the exons ATGGAGCAGCCACCTGGGAGCTTAGATGATCTACAGCCTGAAGACCTCTCCAGCGTCCCCACAGTGATCGACCTGACCAGGAAAGGTGAGGAATGTGTCCTCAACGCCACGTCCCTGGATGCCCTGCGGGTGGTCAAGAGCCCCGGCTGGTACCCAAACTCTGGGACCAGCAACCCTGGATTACCCTCCTCAGAGACCGGCTCCCCGGACGTCACTCTCCAATCAGGGGATCAAATTCAACCAGACAATGCCTTCTCCCACACTACAGTCACCCTCTCCTACGTGAGCAGGTCTCACGTCTTCTCCGCTCATGACTCCCTGTCTCAACATTCTCCTCTGTACAGTGTACCACCCATCAGCAAGTTCTCCCTTCAGCCTCCTTGTGAGTCTGAGAAAGGGCTTGGGGTGACTGGCTATGCACTGAACCAGCATTACGAGGAGGATGTTGACAGGCCCGTGGACCTCGCCACCCAGACAGAACTTTTTGAGTCATTGTCTCAGGCTCAGGTGGCGCCAGAGAACAATGGTGGCATACTTTTAACGCAGCAGCCTCATGAGGTCAATGGTGGAGTCATTTCCAGTGATGGGGAGGTGGATAAGCCCCTGCAAGGCGAAGAGGAGCAGAGCCTTTCTCAGAAAACAGAAGACAGTGTGGGGTTGGAGAACGGTCAAGGTGACAGCTCGTCAACTTCAGGGGTGTGTGCTGAATCCTCACCGGAGACTCTCACCCCTGCTACAGGGGAGGATGAGGGGGGCTCTGAGGTGCTCTTTCTCATGTCTAAGAAACAGGACCCAGTGGTGGTCCCTAACAACAACGTGGGTGCTAGAGACCTGTGTTCATTGAGCAGGGAGTACATCAGTGCTCTGGAGGACCCCGTCTCCCCCTCCGCTACCTCACTGGACGATGTAGAGGATGTGTTCGTCCTGCCTCAGGCCTCCAGCTCGCCCAGCGGCGACAACTTGTTGCTGGAGACGGCCGATGAGGTTGTGTGGGATGGCTCGAGTACAGAAGGGGCCATTCAGCTGAACTCTGGCATCAGCGATACTACCACAAAGTTAGATGCAAGCAATGAAAATAAGCAGCCTTTTCATAGACGAAAGGCAGTGTTGGATCCTTTGATCGATTTGAcagatgatgtttgtttgtcagaTGTTTCAGAAGAAAAACCCAAGACTGTCATTCCACACATGAACGGGAATGCAAAGGCACTACAGAGgactttaaaagaaaagaaactgccAATGCGTTCCGGGAGAGGGACGCGGTTAGAGGCTATAGTCATGAATATAAATTCCAGCAGGTATAAAGTGTCAGGATGCATACGCACCAATAAGAATGCCAAGGCTTCCCAAACAACAGTTAGCGATTCAAACTTAGCTAGTCCTAAGAAGATGGCCACCCTGTCagcaggaaagaagaaaagcagagcGAAGGCGTCTCtctcagtgaaaacaaaaaaagcagtaaCCCCAGTGAAACGGGGTAAAAATAATAGCATTAACACTGACAGTTGCAAAGACTCTACCTCTGATTCTGAAATCATCAATAAGTCTAAAAAGTCACATAGCAGCACACCTCCAAAAAGCCCTCAGTTTGTTTCACACAAGAGGTCAAGGAAAGAGCCAGAGGATGTTTCACACCCCGGACACTCACCACACACTAGCCCTGTGAGGTCAAAGAGGAAACCCTCGGCAGTGTTAAGTCCTCAGTTTGCTGTGCACAAAAACTCAAAGAAGGAGCCAGAGCTTGTTTGTCACCCAGACCCCTCACTGGAAATTCACCCGGCAAGATtttccccaccaccaccaccaacaccaccaacaacaaaatCTCCAAAGAAAAGCCAAGGCGCAGCCAAAGGCAAGGCTACAGGTAGGAAATCTTCCACTGCCAAGACGAAAGCTGCTCGCACTCCCAAGAGGAGACGAAAGAAACACACAGGGAGCCAGTCTTCCTCCATGTTTTCCCCCAAGGAGCCTGAGATCAAGTTGAAGTATGTCAACTAcaaggaggagaaaagggaCTTGAGGATGGACAGTTTTTCTCCGTTCGTCCGTGTGGAGCGTCAACAGTCAACGCCGTCACTGTGTACTGTAATCAACTACCCCGAGGAGGTAAGGACACAACACAAGAAGGGCCAGCAGCAACAGGGTCACCCCAGTGGCTTCATTTCTGCAGTTGTACCCAGCACTTCCTGTCTCCAGCTGGGCCGGGCGTCCACACACAGCCAGCACCAGCGCTCTCTTGTCTGCTGCCTGTGTGGGCAGTCAGCCAATGCCATGGACTTGGGAGATCTCCATGGCCCCTACTACCCTGAGGGGTACCAGCCAAGCACCAAAAGACCAGCCAGCACGTCGGGCCTCAAAGAGGATGAGGACTACAGCGATTCAGACTCTTCGTCCTGCAGTATCAGGGGCAGGGGGAGGAAGCGTGCCATTCCACCCACTCCGTGGGCCCTCCGGCCAGGGGCTCAGCTAAAGCAGAAGGGCCTCCTGGGGAGCCACCGGTGGACCGGTGACAACACCAGTAGCCCTGCAGCTAAGCGGGCTAAGTCAGACGCCGGCTCTGCAGATGTGGAGGACTGGTACAGCCCCCCTGTGCTGCCTCTGGAGCCCTGCGAGTACTGGCTCCATGAAGACTGCGGCATCTGGTCCGCAGGCGTGTTCCTGGTGAAGGGCAAAGTCTACGGATTGGAGGAGGCTGTCAAGGTGGCCCAGGAGACG atgtGCTCAGCCTGCTGTGACCCAGGTGCTACGCTGGGCTGCTTCTTCAAAGGCTGTCCCAATAAATACCACTACAGGTGTGCTCTGGAGTCAG CAGACTGTGTACTCATTGAAGAAAACTTCTCCATGAAGTGTAAAAAGCACAAG AACAAGACATTCAAAGCCCCCCCAGGGAGCCGCTGGGACGACAGGTGA